Proteins encoded by one window of Verrucomicrobiota bacterium:
- the hisA gene encoding 1-(5-phosphoribosyl)-5-[(5-phosphoribosylamino)methylideneamino]imidazole-4-carboxamide isomerase: MIIYPAIDIRNGRAVRLLQGKAEQETVYYDRPVDAAKVWIESGTRWMHMVDLDGAFTGTSSNLAHVAEVAALGLKVQLGGGLRDFDSVRAAFDAGVSRAVIGTRACADPEFVEQLVQEFGDKIAVGIDAKDGLVAIKGWVDTSDVTALGLAKKVSDFGVRTIIYTDISTDGMMTGPNLEAQEEMLNNCSANIIASGGVSRMEDLASLAELGSRYSNLDGVITGKAIYEGAINLTEALSKYPQAW, translated from the coding sequence GTGATTATTTATCCTGCTATCGATATCCGGAATGGACGCGCGGTTCGTCTGCTTCAGGGCAAAGCTGAACAAGAGACCGTCTATTACGATCGTCCAGTGGATGCTGCAAAAGTCTGGATCGAGTCCGGCACAAGATGGATGCATATGGTCGATCTTGACGGTGCGTTCACGGGCACATCGAGCAATCTCGCGCATGTTGCTGAAGTAGCTGCTCTGGGGCTGAAAGTTCAGCTTGGTGGAGGTCTCCGCGATTTTGATTCGGTTCGTGCCGCCTTCGATGCAGGAGTATCGCGGGCGGTTATTGGCACCCGGGCATGTGCTGATCCTGAGTTCGTCGAACAATTGGTTCAGGAATTTGGAGATAAAATCGCCGTAGGCATCGACGCCAAAGACGGCCTCGTAGCTATCAAAGGTTGGGTGGACACCTCCGACGTCACAGCCCTGGGATTAGCCAAAAAAGTATCGGACTTCGGCGTACGAACGATCATTTACACCGACATCAGTACAGACGGTATGATGACGGGTCCCAATCTGGAAGCCCAGGAGGAGATGCTAAATAATTGCTCCGCCAATATCATAGCCAGTGGGGGTGTATCGCGCATGGAAGATCTAGCAAGTCTCGCCGAATTGGGCAGCCGTTATTCGAACCTCGATGGGGTTATTACCGGCAAGGCCATATACGAAGGTGCGATCAATTTGACCGAAGCTTTGTCAAAATATCCTCAAGCCTGGTAA
- a CDS encoding M20/M25/M40 family metallo-hydrolase produces MPNSEYQVPDFLYQLLASRSPSGQEAEAQAVFDAFVAPKADSYEKDVLGNRIATLNPGGDPCVLLAGHLDELGFIIKYIDDRGFLFFDTIGGHDRIMISGRRVRINTKNGIVTGVTGKRAIHLMDTSEREKVPQIYGMWIDLGVSSKEEAEKLVRIGDTATYDHEFELINGSIGTARAFDNKTGAYIAGETLRRLAGDPSLAAKVVAVGTAQEEIGVRGAMTSTHAVAPDYGIAIDVGHATDFPDADNKRFGSFKLGGGVIITRGPQLNPLVTESLIEVAEAENIPYQLEAERGIISNDSRSIQVAGPGVATGTIGLALRYMHTPSEIVDLEDVEACVKLLVAWIKTLKAGDRGIV; encoded by the coding sequence ATGCCTAATAGTGAATATCAAGTACCCGACTTTCTATATCAACTGCTCGCCAGTCGATCTCCCTCCGGCCAGGAAGCTGAAGCACAAGCGGTTTTTGACGCATTTGTTGCACCTAAAGCAGACAGTTATGAAAAGGACGTACTGGGAAATCGAATCGCAACTTTGAATCCAGGTGGTGACCCATGCGTGCTTCTGGCCGGTCATCTTGACGAGCTCGGATTCATCATCAAATACATCGACGACCGCGGGTTCTTGTTTTTCGACACCATTGGCGGGCATGATCGCATCATGATTTCCGGACGACGGGTCCGAATTAATACCAAAAATGGAATCGTGACCGGGGTAACCGGAAAACGCGCCATTCATCTGATGGATACAAGCGAACGAGAAAAAGTGCCGCAAATCTATGGCATGTGGATTGATCTGGGAGTATCCTCAAAAGAAGAAGCGGAGAAACTGGTTCGAATAGGCGATACCGCTACTTACGATCATGAGTTTGAATTAATAAACGGATCTATTGGAACCGCCCGTGCGTTTGATAACAAAACAGGAGCTTACATTGCCGGAGAAACACTCCGACGCCTGGCAGGAGATCCTAGTCTGGCCGCCAAGGTGGTAGCAGTAGGAACCGCTCAGGAAGAAATTGGAGTCCGCGGTGCCATGACCTCAACGCATGCGGTTGCACCTGACTATGGCATAGCCATCGATGTGGGGCACGCGACGGATTTTCCCGACGCTGACAACAAACGGTTTGGTTCATTCAAACTGGGAGGCGGTGTAATCATAACCCGCGGTCCCCAACTCAACCCCCTTGTAACCGAAAGCCTCATCGAAGTAGCAGAAGCTGAGAACATTCCTTACCAACTCGAAGCCGAACGAGGTATCATTTCCAACGACTCGCGTTCTATCCAAGTTGCTGGCCCAGGTGTGGCCACTGGAACTATCGGATTAGCTCTCCGTTACATGCATACACCCAGTGAAATAGTGGATCTGGAAGACGTTGAAGCTTGCGTAAAATTATTGGTGGCCTGGATCAAAACGTTGAAAGCCGGTGACCGGGGAATTGTGTAG